In the genome of Abyssalbus ytuae, the window TCAAAACCATTCCACATTTTTTTGGTTTCGGTTGCCATTGAATTTATGCTGAAACTGTTTTGAAGTTTTTGGTTTTCGAATTCGAAATGCGGGTGTGTATAACCCAAATCTTCATAAAATTTAGTTTGGTCACCATTAAACAGGATCATAACACTGGGAGCTACCAGAACCAGTTTTATCATAAAAAAAGTACCGGTTACTGCATACACAAACTGAAATGGTAAACCAATCATTCCCAAGGCAGTATGTGCATCGGTCCACATTGTTTTAAGTTTTGCCCATGGCCGGAATACGTAAAAGTTGGAAACAATTTTTCCCCAGTGAACCAGGACTCCTGTTATAATGGCAAATAAAAAGAAAAAAGCAATGAAGCCAGATAAATAATATCCTACGGGATAGGGAATCTGGGCTAAAAAATGCAATCGGTATAAGAATTCACCCAATGTATATGAGGATATATATTGATGTTGACTCAGGTCTTTCGTATCCAGGTAGAAAAACCGGGAAGTTTTATCATCTTTGGCTGCAAGCGTGTCTTTTGAAGGAGATATGGAAACACCTACCCGTTGTTCCCTGTAATATTTTTTTAGTTCGACATCCCTTCCGTATAAGTTGTGTTCTTTTTTGAGATTGTTTAGTGCATTATCAAAATCTAAAACAATATCATCTGTGGCGGTTACGGTATGGTTACGTTCCCAGTTGGCAATTTCATCCCTGAAAAATGAAAACGAACCGGCAAAAAATATTACATAAAGTACAACGCTAATTACAATACCGCTAACAGTGTGTGTATGAAAAAGTATATTATAGGTTCTGTTTTTCATGATCAGGAAATAATTGGATAATATGTTTTACCTAAGTATATGACTGTGCAAAACAAGAAGGTTAATAAAAGGTAGATTCCCCAAATTTTCCATCCGTTTTTTGCAAGAAACGCCAGTACCATAAGAGTGCACCATAGTATAAAACCTGTAAAGGCAGAAGTAATTATAACATCCAGATGATTAAACCAAAATGCCAATGCCATATGAAAAGTTATTGATACAAAGTACCCTCCTAAAAAACCTGCAGATATTTTTGAAAAACGTTGCCAGTTGGATGAAAGATATTTTTTATTCGCAGGCATAATTAAAAAATTAGATATTCGGTTATAAGGGCTGTTAAAAATATGATCCCTATACTTTTATATGATATAAGTTTTAACGGAACTAACAGTATAACTAAACTGGCGGTTGTCATCAGGAGAATAAAAAACAATAATATACCTGCTCCAAGGCCTGATGATCTCACTAATAAGAACATAGAAATGAGCAACATAAATAAACCCACTATTTTTGATAATCCTTTATTCCTCTGTATCCTTTTTTCAATACCTGAAAGATATGGTACTTCAATTTTTTTTGAAGTATTATAAAGCGTATAAAAAGCCAAAATGTTTATGAGTATTGCTGATGAAATCATTTTTTTTTTAACTAAAAACAACTCTGAAGTGTATTTTCAGAGTTGTAATGACCAATTCAAACTTATTATAATATAGTTAAGGTATTATGGTATAAGTTGCACAATGCCAAATAAATTCATATTCTTTTCCTTTGAATTTCCCCGGTACTTCTTCTTTATGGGTGGTTTCTATAATATATTTTGTTTCCCATGGTAATTTAAAAGAAACAAACCCGTTTTCATCTGTTTCCAGGGTTTTAGACCATAAATCTGCTACGTATATTTTTACTTCATTTTTTGCCAGGGGTTTGTTTTTGTATATAACCTGGAGCTTGACATCTTCATCAGAACCTGAAATATGTTTTACAGTAATTCCTTTTTCATTTTGGATAACCGTATCATGTTTATCCTTTCCAACCTGTACTTTAGCTACCGAGTGATAATGTGTTTTAAATATTCCGAAATTATACTGGGTATAATCAATTACATCTATATTATCATTATTAAGTAAAACAGTATAAGTACCTGCAATTTTAGGAGTAAAAAGAGCTTTGTAATAATCTTCAGAGGGTGTTATTTTTAGTTTGGTTTTGTTACCGGACGGATCAACCACCCACAAACTAAAGTCTTTTACATTCGGAAAATTTTCACCCTGTACTTTTTCAATTACCCCATAGGTATATTCACCAAAGTATACTTTAACTTCCTGTTCTGTATTTAGTTTCCCCGTGGGTTTTGTTTCTATCCATAAATAATGGGCAAAAGTTTGTGCTGAAACAAATAATATTAAAAATATTGATAAAAGTGTTTTTTTCATTTTCTTATTTTTTAATACAGCTCTTAAATTTTAAGAGCTGTAAAACATTGTTTTTTTAGTTTAAAATCTGTAAGTTACAGAAATCCTTCCGTTTATACCGGGTTCTGACTGCCAGTATATATAGCTGCCGTAATTAGCACCTGCATATAAATATTCATCTAAGATATTGTTAATATTGGCTTGCACCCTGATTTTTTTATTTTGCCATGACAAAGCACCGTCTAACCTGAAGTAATCCGGTAAATCGCTCTCATTATCTGCGGCCCATGCCCATGTAGACCGGTCAACTTGATATTGGTAACCCAATGAAGCCCCAAAACCTTTTAATTTGGATGAATCAGAAAAATTATAGTTTACCCAACCGTTGGTAATATGTTTGGTGTGACCAGCCACGAGGCTTCCTGATTTATCTTCTACATTAGTGTTAGCATAGTTTAAGATAACATTAAGTTCAGGAGTAATTTGTCCCTGGGCATCAAATTCAATTCCTTTAGATTCAATCTCGCCGGAATAAACAGAGAAGTTTTCAGTTGGAAAAGCCGGATCACCTACTAATATTTTGTTCTTGTTAATTTTATAAACACCTAATGAAGTTCTTAACTTACCATCAAATAAGTTGGCTTTTATACCACCTTCAATGTCTTTTCCTTCTACCGGATCATTAAGTAATTTTCCTGTACTACTTATACCACTTTGAGGTAAAAAAGATTGATCGTATAAAGCATAAGCTGTTAAGTTTGGAATAATATCTACGCTTAATCCTACTCTTGGTGTTATAATGTCATCCGTTTCAGTTTTGCCATAGGTAAAAAGGTTAGTATATCTTCCCGCAAGGGTTAATCTGACTTTGTCTTCATTAAACCCAATCTCATCTTGTGCATAATATGCTCTTACGGTGTTTGCCCCATAAGGGTTTCCGCCATTTCTATACTGAACAGGAACAGAGCGATCAAACATAGGGTCCGGACTATCCCCATAAACCGGGTTGTATATATTAAAAGGTATTGTGGTATCTACTACAGAAGACTCTAACCAATCGGCCCAATAATTTTTGTCACTAAAATCAAAGCCTCCCATTACTTTGTGTGAAACACTTCCTGTGTTAAAAGCTCCATATATATAAACCTGGGCATATTTCCCTACAGAAAGAGCATCCCATTTAGATACATATCTATAGGCATCACCATTATCTTCTATTCCAACCAACCAAGTTGAATTACCTACCTGATCGTATCTTAAATAAGCGAGTTGGCCTTCTACACTCCAGTTGTCTGAAAACTCGTGTTTTAAGTTAGTAAAGAAAGTTACCTCTTGAATATCTGTTACAGGATAATCATTGTTTGTAAATTTAAAATCTCTGTCTAAACTAGCATATCCGGCACTTGCAGGAGCAAATACATAAGCCGACCCAACATAAGATTCTGCTTGCTGAAGGTTCATTTCAGTGGTGATTGATGTTTTATCGGAAAATTTATAGGTAAGTGATGGTGCTATTCCGTAACGTGTAACATCCTCATTTCCCCTATGACTATCTGTAGTTTGATACATGGCATTAAAACGCCCTAATAGTTTGCCGTCTTCAGTAAGTTTTCCACTAACATCTACAGTACCCCTGTAAAAATCAAAACTACCGGCTGTGAAAGAAGCGTTTGCAATAAAATGTTCAGTGGGTTTTTTGGTGACTACATTGTAGAATCCACCAGGTTCTCCTGCCGACATCATAAATCCAGCAGGACCTTTAACAAACTCAATACGTTCTACAGTATTCATGTCTTCTGAAAGGGGCCCCCAGGTGTCCTGTATATTTACACCGTTTCTAAAAGCTGGTAGTCTGAAACCTCTCATATTAATTCTGGCAAAATGTCCCCAATGTTCCAGCATGGTTACACCACTTACATTTCTTATCACACCATCCATAATACTGGTAACTTGTTGATCTAATAACAGATCACTACTAATTACCTGAATGTTTTGAGGTTGTTTTATAATCTCTGTTTTTAAACGTAAACTTGAAGAAGGCTCTCTCACCACGTAGGCATTTTTTCGGCCTTCAACCACAACTTCGTTTAATTGCTCTTCAGTTTCGGATAAAACTATATCGGCAACATAGGTTGTTTCATTACTTTTTACTTCTATTTGCTGTTCATACGACTGGAAACCTATAGAAGATAGTTTCAGTTTGTATGTGCCGGCTTCAACATTTTTAATCTGATATTCACCTAAATTGTTTGAAGTAGTGCCTTTATCGGTTTTTAACAGGGTAACCGTGATAAATTGTAAAGGTTGGTTTTTATTAGAAATCACTTTTCCTTTTATACTTCCATTCTGAGCAAACAAGGATAGTGAAGACAGTACAAATAATAACAGGGGGAATAATTTTTTCATTTGAATTTGCTATTTATATTTAGTCTAAATAAATTTGATGCAAAAATATACAGACTTCAACAAATAAAAATGACGTAAAGTGGATAAAAAAAGACGCGAAACAAAAAGTGTTGAGATTTTAGATTTAAAAGATGAAAGTAAAAACTTACCTGATGAAATCGCTGTAAAAACAAATTATGTTGAAGATGAAGGAGTTACTTATGCTGAATATTTACTTTTGCCCAAATATGGAGAAGGATATATACATCACTTACAAGTTTATGATTTTGAAGTTTTTATCAATCGCTTTAAGCTACATTCAGATTTAGTGATTTATAAAAGTAAAGGCAGAGATGACTGTTATGCCCAGCTTTCTTTTTTATTAGGGGGAGAGAAGATAATTTCCGTAGAAGGCCACGAAGATATATTTTATGAGAGTCAGGAATCTTATCTTGTTAATATTAAAGAATATAAAGGATATTACCGGATATCCAGGGATAAATTATTCAATGAAATAAAAATAAACCTCTCACAATCTTTTTTTGATAAATATGGTTTCAATGGGAACAATTTTTTGAAAAAAATATATGATACAGATTTAATAATGCCTATTACTGTAGATTTACAGAATTCACTTAACGCTCTTGACAAAAGAAAATTAAAGGGAAATGCTCTAAAGTTATACCTTGAAGCAAAAGTACTGGAAATATTAGCTTTTCAGCTAGATAATTATAAAAATGCCAGTTCAAAAAGTATTCGCATTAACGATGAGAATAAAACAGTAAAAAAATTGTATCTCGTAAGGCAAATCCTTAAAAACAACCTTCATAGAAATTATTCTATAAAACAATTATCAAGGGAAGTAGGCCTGAATGATTATTTGTTAAA includes:
- a CDS encoding PepSY-associated TM helix domain-containing protein, with the protein product MKNRTYNILFHTHTVSGIVISVVLYVIFFAGSFSFFRDEIANWERNHTVTATDDIVLDFDNALNNLKKEHNLYGRDVELKKYYREQRVGVSISPSKDTLAAKDDKTSRFFYLDTKDLSQHQYISSYTLGEFLYRLHFLAQIPYPVGYYLSGFIAFFFLFAIITGVLVHWGKIVSNFYVFRPWAKLKTMWTDAHTALGMIGLPFQFVYAVTGTFFMIKLVLVAPSVMILFNGDQTKFYEDLGYTHPHFEFENQKLQNSFSINSMATETKKMWNGFEIIEIHIFNYDDANMHVLVNGHLGYKTKFNSTGEAIYKASSGKLVSQKSPVEKASYLDGVKNILYRIHYGDYGGYILKLVSFLLGIISCFVIISGVMIWLTARNKKNIPVKKRRFNERLVQIYLAICLSMYPITALSFIAVKVYKPITMSFIYNFYFIGWLLLTLFFIIKKDNYFTNKYCLLSGAIIGFFIPVANGLTTGDWIWRSFANDYHQILLVDMLWLVISVISLLIVFKLKRNKNVTVKTITR
- a CDS encoding TonB-dependent siderophore receptor, whose translation is MKKLFPLLLFVLSSLSLFAQNGSIKGKVISNKNQPLQFITVTLLKTDKGTTSNNLGEYQIKNVEAGTYKLKLSSIGFQSYEQQIEVKSNETTYVADIVLSETEEQLNEVVVEGRKNAYVVREPSSSLRLKTEIIKQPQNIQVISSDLLLDQQVTSIMDGVIRNVSGVTMLEHWGHFARINMRGFRLPAFRNGVNIQDTWGPLSEDMNTVERIEFVKGPAGFMMSAGEPGGFYNVVTKKPTEHFIANASFTAGSFDFYRGTVDVSGKLTEDGKLLGRFNAMYQTTDSHRGNEDVTRYGIAPSLTYKFSDKTSITTEMNLQQAESYVGSAYVFAPASAGYASLDRDFKFTNNDYPVTDIQEVTFFTNLKHEFSDNWSVEGQLAYLRYDQVGNSTWLVGIEDNGDAYRYVSKWDALSVGKYAQVYIYGAFNTGSVSHKVMGGFDFSDKNYWADWLESSVVDTTIPFNIYNPVYGDSPDPMFDRSVPVQYRNGGNPYGANTVRAYYAQDEIGFNEDKVRLTLAGRYTNLFTYGKTETDDIITPRVGLSVDIIPNLTAYALYDQSFLPQSGISSTGKLLNDPVEGKDIEGGIKANLFDGKLRTSLGVYKINKNKILVGDPAFPTENFSVYSGEIESKGIEFDAQGQITPELNVILNYANTNVEDKSGSLVAGHTKHITNGWVNYNFSDSSKLKGFGASLGYQYQVDRSTWAWAADNESDLPDYFRLDGALSWQNKKIRVQANINNILDEYLYAGANYGSYIYWQSEPGINGRISVTYRF
- a CDS encoding DUF4198 domain-containing protein, with the protein product MKKTLLSIFLILFVSAQTFAHYLWIETKPTGKLNTEQEVKVYFGEYTYGVIEKVQGENFPNVKDFSLWVVDPSGNKTKLKITPSEDYYKALFTPKIAGTYTVLLNNDNIDVIDYTQYNFGIFKTHYHSVAKVQVGKDKHDTVIQNEKGITVKHISGSDEDVKLQVIYKNKPLAKNEVKIYVADLWSKTLETDENGFVSFKLPWETKYIIETTHKEEVPGKFKGKEYEFIWHCATYTIIP
- a CDS encoding helix-turn-helix transcriptional regulator — translated: MDKKRRETKSVEILDLKDESKNLPDEIAVKTNYVEDEGVTYAEYLLLPKYGEGYIHHLQVYDFEVFINRFKLHSDLVIYKSKGRDDCYAQLSFLLGGEKIISVEGHEDIFYESQESYLVNIKEYKGYYRISRDKLFNEIKINLSQSFFDKYGFNGNNFLKKIYDTDLIMPITVDLQNSLNALDKRKLKGNALKLYLEAKVLEILAFQLDNYKNASSKSIRINDENKTVKKLYLVRQILKNNLHRNYSIKQLSREVGLNDYLLKKEFKRVFGCSINEYKTSEKMNKAMELLRFTQAPVYQIAEEVGYKNSTHFTAAFKRFMGKAPKKYRDSL